Sequence from the Maniola hyperantus chromosome Z, iAphHyp1.2, whole genome shotgun sequence genome:
aagtttaagtgttagtgggGGGGTTCCGAGAAGGCTGACCCGGTGTCCGGAATAGCagaataagtatttaaaaaaaataaaaaaataactaatcgactgttaggcggtacgaagtttgcccgggttagctagtaagaaataaaactttttaatttttaaaattttcatcgtGGAGTgaaatttctaatttttttttaataaataaataaaaaattataccgGCAACTTTGTGAAAACTTCAACTCTTTACCCATTGGccattacggttcacgagatgcaGCCCGCAATACAAAACGCTAAAGTTATGTTTAAGATTGCTTAGTAACTTAGAATGCagtgtacttaatatttttttattccaatacattttttaatagtGCTTCTGAAATAGTTCTCTATATCAATAAAATACAGGGGCATTCGTAAAACATTACGTCACGACTCACGACCCCTTTAATCACTTTAGATATTTAAATGCAAAAACACTTGTGCAATTTCCAAAATTACTTTATGCGTCAGTTTTGATGTACGAGTAGATGTAGATACCTCTTATAATGACTAACGAGAATGTACTTATCTGCTGTAGCATATGCAGTCTGCAGTAAATAGAGATAAGCCGTGTCCACATTGGGCAAATAGGCTTGCATGTCTTCCTCGCGAGCTATAATATTCTTGGTCATTCAGTCGAAATGAAATGATGGTTCGGAATAGAAGTTCAGATATGTATTGCGAGGCAATTCAACATAATGAATTTTCTGATGGGTAAGGCGCAACTGCCACCAGCAGTATGGATGGACTCgaagcgttttttttttcacataaatttaactttaaacaaTTTGGCATACATTTCCAACTGTTgtattaattaaacaaaacaCGAAGTCACCTACACTCGTTCCGCTGCGATTCTTTTTGCCACTCAGCAGGGCCAGCTTCTAAATGATTTTGTCACGTAAAGGTGcgtataaaattaattacgcCTGTTGCGCGAGCCGTACTCGAGCCAAAACGCGATCCTACTACCTGCTAGAGCTGGTACGCTCAGTGTAGACACGACTATAAACAAATCGTGCCCAGACGACTATAAACCTGGGTATCGAGAAGTCAGTATTGAGATGTTTAATAGATGGCATAGTATTGAGTTTCTATTTTTGTACCGTTAATACCTATCGTAGTCTGGGTCCCCTTGGtcattgtaatatttaattatgttCAATTTGGCTGATTGCCTGCTCTACCTGATAGGTAGCCTAACGCCTTGGCTTCTGTCCAAGCGATTACATTCACTGAACTGTCAAAGATAAGTTATTTTCTCAACGGTTATTTTAGATATCCCGACATTGAAATTTTTCGGGCTTTCTGTTGTCACATTGGCGTAAGATAAATTATGTGTATGATTTAAAATGTTTGAAAGTGCTTTTATTTGTGTACAAATGAGATAAATCACGCATGTAAAATTCTTTCACATACGGATATCAGCAAGACGAGAGCAAGTATTTAAGattatttattgaataaattataCGTAAATTGTGACCTTGAATTATGTAGTTATAACGGCAGGTACATAGACAAATATATTTAgtactatatgatgcccgcgactccgtcacgtggatttaggtttttgtaaatcacatgaaaactctttgattttccgggataaaaagttgcctttgTCCCTCtttggaatgcaagctatctctgtaccaaatttcatcaaaatcggttgaacggatgggccgtgaaaggctagcagacagacagacgtactttcgcatttataatattagtatggagtgtGGATAGAATGGATAATCTACAAATATGTTCACTTTTATGAAATGGATAAAATGGAATATAGTGCGAATATTGATTAAATAATTTGTTAGGTAAATTCTTTGGGTAGTAATTAAAATAACGTTAAAGGTTAGTAAGAACCGGGGATCTATTGATTTACGATAAATTCTTATTGGTTTCATTGACGTGAGCTTTATATTATGATGAAGTGCTTTTGTAAGATaattacatccatactaatatacgCGAAACGCGAAACGCAAAAGTACGCAAAcgcgaaagtgagtctgtctgtctgccagtttgtctgtctgtctatctgatagtcattcacggcccatccgttcaaccgattttgacgaaatttattacagagatagcttgcatcccggggaaggacataggctattttttatcccagaaaccCCCACGAGTTGGCGAGAGtggagttcccacgagatttttaagaacctaaaccCACACGGACGAATTTGCGGGCACTTTATAATTTATCAGGTTAAATAAGCAATTTAAGTACTgagaattttatttacttatagattcaacgattttttttttgccttATGATATCATATAAGATATCCACCCTTCACGAGGCAAGGTAGTTTTATTTGGCATGCAATATTTGCACAACTAAttgcaaacaaaaaagaattagcggaatcggttcagctgttctcgagatttgtgatgagcaacacatttagtgatttatttttaaccgacttcaaaaaaaggaggaggttctcaattcgtcggaatctttttttatgttATAGATGATTGTTGAAGTTGATGAGTGATGCAGTGGATTCCCTACAAATTGAAAACGTTTTTATTCTTATATGAATCTCATTAATGTGGCCTTTACTTAacatttctaaaaaaatgtttgtaggtttttttaatgataattaCTTAGACGCTACTGACATCGCTTTGCATTTTCTTGAGGAAATTAAATCGCTTTGCATTATTAAAGTTTCATAAAGATAAAGCAAACTCTCTGAGCAAGTTAATTATAACAAGTCAAAGGTTTAATTAAAAGCTATGTCAGTCACAACCTACTCACAACGCAAGCAAGGtataaatgaaaacaaaattataaacttAAGATTTATTCTTCATTCAAATAAGAAGACATCGAGAGAGGAATGCGGACGACTCTCAGTCACACAGTCGTGTCGGTTGTTCTTCAAAAGCGAGCGCCTGGTATCGGATCACGACAAGGAAATCCTGTAACATTGACACAAAGTTCACGATGGGAGTTGGAGACGGGGTCCGCGTAGCAACTGCAAGCGTGTGTTAGAGCGAAGCTATAGGTATACAGCGTTACTAATTCCAAGCTTGGAATACTTCCTCGAGATAAGGGACTTGGTATGGGTCCGCTGGAACTTTGCGCCAACGGAGATGTGGGACATGAGAGAGGTGTCCCTGCCGTACTTCTTGGAGCTGTAGCTGTATCCCCTCGACATGTAGGTGCGAAGGGCGCGCTCGCCCCATGTCTGAGGGGTCGGCCTCTCAACTGGTATGCCATGGTTACGCTTGTCCAAGTAGTTTATAAGATCATCGTAGTAGTTCCTCTGGTAGTCGTAAAGATATGTATACTGGGCGAATTTTGGCCTGGAAATTACAAAAATACTCTGTGTTAATTCTTTTTATCAAGATAAGTAATAAGTACTGCAGTTATGGTTCTATGCAGCTATTATTGTGCATTAAAAGTCTTAttgtgatcatcatcattaactcaACACATGACAGGAGCCCACAAATGAACATGGGTGTCATCCCAGAATAAAAAAGGTTCGAAACGCAAAATATCCGTGAGCGTAATTGAAGGATCAACCCATCAACAAACATTagcatttatgatattactttttaattgggtaatatttttttttatttataatatttttttcgacaggtatagtttatttatttagggtcagaaataaaatacaagcctataacaattaaatattaaaactgcAAATCAAAAATATCCTTTAAATCATCGTAACGAGGCAGGGTGGCCAGAACGCTggctgcgttacctcgttgaatggccagactaatataaTGACCGaggtaatttataaattaattaatgaacGACGTTCTTACTGTTTATTTTGCAGTGAAAGAATTgaagaaaaaaatgtttataacatattgcatgatagctcttatttttaatacaataaaacttaaagctagccttatctaattactatataaatcatgaacgcgtggaatggtgccaagaatactggctgcatttccgcgctggacagccaggctgatccgctgcgcaaaaaatgagcttaTACTACCCGTCCTAATTCGATGTGTATAAAAATCAATAGTAAAATTTCTGACTACACTAAAACAATATAGCGTTCAAAAgccttattattaagtaaacgtCTAACTTGACGATTGAAGCAGCGCTGTCTCCACTAACCCAAAAATTGTTGTGCCTCAGGGTTCTAATATtgatgtaatataataataatgttattattgaATGAATTACTCTAAATATTGGAATGCATGAAATAATAACAGATTTTCTCTACAGAAACTGTCCAAACCATAAAATTCCTCAAATTAAAGctatttgacgattgaaaagtTGACTCTAAATGATACTGACCTAACCCAGTGTTTGCAAACGAGTCTCCTATCTCCAGCATTTTCTCGACTCTGTGGCGGTGGGGGCTCTGCTTCCTCAGGCTTAGCATCCGCGGCGGGTGCATCTTCTGCAGGCGGGGCATCCGCAGGCGCGGCTG
This genomic interval carries:
- the fln gene encoding flightin, which gives rise to MGDEDTPAPAAAPADAPPAEDAPAADAKPEEAEPPPPQSRENAGDRRLVCKHWVRPKFAQYTYLYDYQRNYYDDLINYLDKRNHGIPVERPTPQTWGERALRTYMSRGYSYSSKKYGRDTSLMSHISVGAKFQRTHTKSLISRKYSKLGISNAVYL